The following proteins are co-located in the Ailuropoda melanoleuca isolate Jingjing chromosome 13, ASM200744v2, whole genome shotgun sequence genome:
- the DEFB126 gene encoding beta-defensin 126: MKSLLFTLTIFVLLAHLVSGHLFLKRCENKTGYCKKKCGNRELQKDHLKWRCDRHKVCCVLAIDNKIKPLSSGNKIVMPTVKNQLSTTKKLKTTLMVITASTI, from the exons ATGAAGTCCTTATTATTCACTCTTACAATTTTTGTGCTCCTGGCCCACTTGGtctcag GTCATTTATTCTTGAAAAGGTGTGAAAACAAAACGGGATATTGCAAGAAGAAATGCGGTAATAGAGAACTTCAAAAAGATCATTTGAAATGGAGATGTGACAGACATAAGGTGTGCTGTGTTCTGGCTATCGACAACAAGATTAAACCCTTAAGTTCCGGTAATAAAATCGTCATGCCAACTGTTAAGAATCAACTATCAACCACTAAGAAACTGAAAACTACACTAATGGTGATCACTGCTTCTACTATTTGA